One window of Athalia rosae chromosome 4, iyAthRosa1.1, whole genome shotgun sequence genomic DNA carries:
- the LOC105693594 gene encoding band 7 protein AGAP004871 isoform X1: MSRSSSERFFTQRSRISPPVISIASTSRQISMYGAAEERRPDEATTCGTILVVLSWIVVVLTMPFSLFVCFKVVQEYERAVIFRLGRLLSGGAKGPGIFFILPCIDCYARVDLRTRTYDVPPQEVLTKDSVTVSVDAVVYYRVNNATISIANVENAHHSTRLLAQTTLRNTMGTRPLHEILSERETISGNMQISLDEATDTWGIKVERVEIKDVRLPVQLQRAMAAEAEAAREARAKVIAAEGEQKASRALREASEVIGDSPAALQLRYLQTLNTISAEKNSTIVFPLPIDMLTYFMKAKEAS; this comes from the exons ATGTCTCGAAGCAGTTCGGAGAGATTTTTTACACAGCGATCGAGAATTTCGCCGCCAGTAATAAGCATCGCGAGTACGTCGAGGCAAATTTCCATGTATGGTGCAG CGGAAGAGAGAAGACCGGATGAAGCCACGACGTGCGGTACCATTCTCGTGGTATTGTCAtggatcgtcgtcgtccttaCAATgcccttttctctcttcgtgtGCTTTAAG GTCGTACAGGAGTACGAGAGAGCTGTGATATTCCGACTCGGTCGGCTTCTGTCCGGAGGTGCAAAGGGCCCAG gaattttcttcattttgccCTGCATCGATTGCTACGCACGCGTCGATCTTCGCACCCGTACCTACGACGTTCCACCCCAAGAG GTTCTCACGAAAGACAGCGTAACGGTGTCGGTTGATGCTGTGGTTTATTACCGTGTTAACAACGCGACTATCTCCATAGCAAATGTTGAAAACGCCCATCATAGCACGAGGCTCTTGGCTCAAACGACCCTGAGGAACACGATGGGCACCAGACCGTTGCATGAAATTCTCAGCGAACGCGAAACCATTTCCGGAAACATGCAG ATATCGTTGGACGAGGCCACGGACACCTGGGGGATTAAAGTAGAGCGGGTTGAGAT AAAAGACGTACGACTTCCGGTTCAACTGCAAAGGGCAATGGCTGCAGAGGCTGAAGCTGCTCGTGAAGCACGAGCAAAG GTAATCGCTGCCGAAGGCGAACAGAAGGCTAGCAGAGCTTTGCGAGAAGCGTCGGAAGTTATCGGTGATTCACCTGCGGCTCTACAGCTCAGATATCTCCAA ACTCTGAATACCATCTCTGCTGAGAAGAATTCCACGATCGTATTCCCTCTGCCGATCGATATGTTGACTTATTTCATGAAGGCGAAAGAAGCGTCATAA
- the LOC105693594 gene encoding band 7 protein AGAP004871 isoform X2 encodes MADVDEKPYIASAEERRPDEATTCGTILVVLSWIVVVLTMPFSLFVCFKVVQEYERAVIFRLGRLLSGGAKGPGIFFILPCIDCYARVDLRTRTYDVPPQEVLTKDSVTVSVDAVVYYRVNNATISIANVENAHHSTRLLAQTTLRNTMGTRPLHEILSERETISGNMQISLDEATDTWGIKVERVEIKDVRLPVQLQRAMAAEAEAAREARAKVIAAEGEQKASRALREASEVIGDSPAALQLRYLQTLNTISAEKNSTIVFPLPIDMLTYFMKAKEAS; translated from the exons ATGGCTGATGTTGATGAAAAACCGTACATAGCATCCG CGGAAGAGAGAAGACCGGATGAAGCCACGACGTGCGGTACCATTCTCGTGGTATTGTCAtggatcgtcgtcgtccttaCAATgcccttttctctcttcgtgtGCTTTAAG GTCGTACAGGAGTACGAGAGAGCTGTGATATTCCGACTCGGTCGGCTTCTGTCCGGAGGTGCAAAGGGCCCAG gaattttcttcattttgccCTGCATCGATTGCTACGCACGCGTCGATCTTCGCACCCGTACCTACGACGTTCCACCCCAAGAG GTTCTCACGAAAGACAGCGTAACGGTGTCGGTTGATGCTGTGGTTTATTACCGTGTTAACAACGCGACTATCTCCATAGCAAATGTTGAAAACGCCCATCATAGCACGAGGCTCTTGGCTCAAACGACCCTGAGGAACACGATGGGCACCAGACCGTTGCATGAAATTCTCAGCGAACGCGAAACCATTTCCGGAAACATGCAG ATATCGTTGGACGAGGCCACGGACACCTGGGGGATTAAAGTAGAGCGGGTTGAGAT AAAAGACGTACGACTTCCGGTTCAACTGCAAAGGGCAATGGCTGCAGAGGCTGAAGCTGCTCGTGAAGCACGAGCAAAG GTAATCGCTGCCGAAGGCGAACAGAAGGCTAGCAGAGCTTTGCGAGAAGCGTCGGAAGTTATCGGTGATTCACCTGCGGCTCTACAGCTCAGATATCTCCAA ACTCTGAATACCATCTCTGCTGAGAAGAATTCCACGATCGTATTCCCTCTGCCGATCGATATGTTGACTTATTTCATGAAGGCGAAAGAAGCGTCATAA